From Coraliomargarita sinensis, a single genomic window includes:
- a CDS encoding PIN domain-containing protein codes for MRFVDTNILLYRISSDPLESHKQIVAAEILSQRDLSLSVQVLQEFYVQSTRPSRPDPLSHADACALIRSWKRYPVLGLDVALVERAFSAKERWQLSYWDAAILEAARSCECEVLLSEDLNHGQDYDGVRVVNPFL; via the coding sequence ATGCGCTTCGTTGATACCAATATTCTCCTGTATCGGATCAGCTCGGATCCTCTGGAAAGCCACAAGCAAATCGTGGCAGCGGAGATCCTGTCTCAGCGCGATCTTAGTCTTTCTGTCCAAGTCTTGCAGGAGTTCTACGTCCAATCGACAAGACCGTCCCGTCCCGATCCGCTTTCTCACGCGGACGCTTGCGCCTTGATTCGTTCGTGGAAGCGTTACCCGGTTCTGGGTCTGGATGTGGCACTTGTCGAGCGTGCTTTTTCCGCCAAGGAGCGTTGGCAGCTTTCTTATTGGGATGCCGCCATTCTCGAAGCCGCCCGCAGCTGCGAGTGCGAGGTTCTTTTGAGCGAAGATTTAAACCATGGGCAGGACTACGACGGCGTGCGCGTCGTCAACCCCTTTCTCTGA
- a CDS encoding DUF6364 family protein produces MKNITVSVDEEVYHRARIRAAEQKTSVSAIVRKLLEEVSQEKTEFERLMELEEKTLQGMKGAKFSASNRLDRESLHDRDALR; encoded by the coding sequence ATGAAAAATATCACAGTTTCTGTAGATGAAGAGGTTTATCACAGGGCGCGGATTCGGGCCGCCGAGCAAAAAACCTCGGTTTCGGCGATCGTTCGGAAATTACTTGAAGAAGTCTCGCAGGAGAAGACCGAGTTCGAGCGACTCATGGAACTGGAGGAAAAGACCCTTCAAGGCATGAAGGGGGCGAAATTTTCTGCTTCGAATCGCTTGGACCGTGAGAGTTTGCACGACCGTGATGCGCTTCGTTGA
- a CDS encoding pilus assembly FimT family protein, with amino-acid sequence MPRDQNRQGFALIASIAIMAVLVLIAVTLYSLSSVATRSADVAKARTEAQANAKAALMLAIGELQASMGPDQRISANAAILDTNSETNDMDGVNHPHWLGVWDSWIAGDLADAPVNSNYPSPESAHQTIGSPTDAALQAGMNPDYSRKEDHFREWLVSLNTTARKNFTSASILPLSGDAKPGSTSTAVRLVGNGSLGPNATNQDYVSASLIDVEAIGQANSGRYAWWIGDESQKATVLADSYGPASGMTEAELIHRSHAPDTMGNQQIPGFQTITDLNELDKVTTGKTLDLVDRSPQPGANDPTLSQLNFHTATLNNFGVLADVREGGLKRDLNTLLERQIDLNDDGNEFMLYDFNREGETVLEERVPLQDLSAYYQLYRDNEDFSTGDRGGIKYTSSQLNGNIQTEVPDYGSSDQAYLREFTALYRNPVPVKVQFVLGVGASLITDPERAYANDWLGDGRELREEDIYKLSLGVKPVISLWNPNNVPLVMDTDAAQRMQVGFPPFYIQWKKYRASGGEHITKNTNLNYAITNESTHSDARARALDPFIIKVRFARTEPIVFEPGEIKTFTVDIPTGNWLENDGEATYGDNPTYDAQEFFPDGFYITAKTAPPDGSVDVVKLEGSDNYLGFRMVFAEGDKITVAAYPEDPNPDHNRDFSGLVARANEVHGGGLQFYLKNDDADNRHRNYQFLSRFGQDGNGALEQTTNVFNSNMILSGFPGGAAIPFESVTNATPGTDIASFTAAQAAKGLLVFTMMPGCELNNSQTGGFSAGRRITTRPFLHGSILSAPRIADNSPAGLYEYGWEWQVEKINDTEEVLQSDGNSRGYYGGSYNFGFGTTHVVQQYLPVLPPISIASLSSAHLGGYSLANNAVVESSIDNAPDISDFRVTTATGQGGLAPHTQQATGNSYAHPNIQANEAFTTYTREMNTDVPLSDQIITYVDHSYLANKALWDDYFFSSITPQFTDVQLQDASANKSAFDVAEDFLFNAEQLPNRRITPYIENLDGGQFTNLASQYEDFTDGFADKIASHLLVNGPFNVNSTSEDAWQILLTSLRDKSIAYLNETTGNPSTDSVNGETPVGPGMLPNRQIQASGSITSDPAVPLDQWRSWRSLSDSEISQLASALVRQVKERGPFLSLSEFINRRLDTSNRDLSVKGAMQAAIDDNSVSINATFRSPERSLDAEADDLEADGFIPQFPEALDGPIAYGSTPYIDQADILRHLGSVLTPRGDTFVIRTYGDKLNARGEVVARVWCEAVVQRTPDYIDLSSDENHVGQERLTSETNRKFGRKFNIVSFRWLDEDEV; translated from the coding sequence ATGCCACGCGACCAAAACCGACAAGGTTTCGCCCTGATCGCCAGTATTGCTATCATGGCCGTGCTGGTGCTGATTGCCGTCACTCTTTATTCCCTTTCTTCGGTGGCGACCCGCAGTGCCGATGTCGCCAAGGCCCGGACCGAGGCGCAGGCCAACGCAAAAGCGGCCCTGATGTTGGCGATCGGCGAGTTGCAAGCGTCGATGGGACCGGACCAGCGCATTTCAGCCAATGCTGCGATCCTCGACACAAATAGCGAAACAAATGACATGGATGGCGTCAATCATCCGCACTGGCTCGGGGTCTGGGATTCTTGGATTGCCGGCGATCTGGCCGACGCACCGGTCAATTCCAACTACCCAAGTCCTGAGAGCGCCCACCAGACCATCGGCAGTCCGACCGATGCTGCGCTGCAGGCTGGCATGAACCCGGATTATAGCCGAAAAGAAGACCACTTCCGCGAATGGCTGGTCTCGCTTAATACCACCGCCCGGAAAAATTTCACCTCGGCCAGTATACTTCCTCTCAGCGGGGACGCTAAGCCCGGCAGCACTTCAACCGCCGTGCGCTTGGTCGGAAATGGGTCGCTTGGCCCGAATGCCACAAATCAAGACTACGTCAGCGCAAGTTTGATCGACGTCGAAGCTATCGGCCAGGCAAATTCCGGGCGCTATGCTTGGTGGATCGGCGATGAGAGCCAAAAGGCCACGGTTCTGGCGGATTCTTACGGCCCTGCAAGCGGGATGACCGAGGCGGAATTGATCCACCGCTCGCATGCTCCCGACACGATGGGGAATCAGCAAATCCCCGGCTTTCAGACGATTACGGACTTAAACGAATTGGACAAGGTCACGACAGGAAAGACACTCGATTTGGTTGATCGAAGCCCGCAACCCGGAGCCAACGACCCTACCCTGTCACAGCTCAATTTCCACACCGCCACCCTCAACAATTTCGGGGTTCTCGCCGATGTTCGTGAAGGCGGCCTGAAACGGGATTTGAATACCCTGTTGGAGCGCCAAATTGATCTAAACGATGACGGCAACGAATTCATGCTCTACGATTTCAACCGTGAGGGTGAAACCGTACTTGAAGAACGCGTGCCCCTTCAGGACTTATCCGCTTATTATCAACTTTATCGGGATAATGAAGATTTTAGTACCGGAGATCGGGGTGGCATCAAATACACATCCTCCCAGCTCAACGGTAATATCCAGACGGAGGTGCCGGATTATGGGAGTTCGGATCAAGCATATTTGAGAGAATTCACCGCCCTTTACCGCAACCCCGTGCCCGTAAAAGTCCAGTTTGTTTTGGGCGTTGGCGCCAGCTTGATTACCGATCCAGAACGAGCTTATGCGAATGATTGGCTGGGCGATGGTAGAGAATTAAGGGAAGAAGACATTTACAAGCTATCCCTTGGCGTGAAACCGGTAATTTCCCTCTGGAATCCCAACAATGTCCCATTGGTCATGGACACCGACGCGGCACAGAGAATGCAAGTCGGCTTCCCCCCGTTCTATATTCAGTGGAAAAAATACAGAGCCAGCGGGGGAGAGCATATAACTAAAAACACTAACCTGAATTACGCAATTACCAACGAATCCACTCACAGTGATGCTCGGGCGCGCGCACTCGACCCGTTCATCATTAAAGTTAGATTTGCGCGTACCGAACCGATTGTCTTTGAGCCGGGAGAAATCAAAACCTTTACTGTCGATATTCCGACCGGGAACTGGCTGGAAAATGATGGTGAAGCGACGTATGGCGACAACCCAACCTATGATGCCCAGGAATTTTTTCCGGATGGCTTTTACATTACGGCAAAGACCGCCCCCCCGGACGGGAGCGTCGACGTCGTAAAGCTCGAAGGAAGTGATAATTACTTAGGCTTTCGAATGGTGTTTGCCGAAGGTGATAAGATTACTGTCGCTGCCTATCCGGAAGACCCAAACCCTGATCACAACAGAGATTTTTCCGGCTTGGTGGCACGGGCCAATGAAGTGCATGGAGGTGGGCTTCAGTTCTATCTAAAAAATGATGACGCCGATAATCGCCACAGGAATTACCAATTCCTTAGTCGATTCGGCCAAGACGGAAATGGAGCTCTGGAACAAACAACGAATGTTTTCAATTCGAATATGATCCTCTCAGGTTTCCCCGGAGGCGCAGCCATTCCTTTTGAATCCGTAACAAATGCGACACCTGGAACAGACATAGCGAGCTTCACAGCTGCTCAAGCAGCTAAAGGCTTACTGGTGTTCACCATGATGCCGGGCTGTGAATTAAATAACAGTCAGACTGGAGGTTTCAGCGCCGGTCGTCGAATCACCACACGCCCTTTCCTGCATGGGAGCATACTCAGCGCTCCACGCATCGCGGACAACAGCCCGGCAGGACTCTATGAGTACGGCTGGGAATGGCAGGTGGAGAAAATAAACGATACAGAGGAGGTCCTTCAGAGCGACGGCAACAGCCGGGGCTACTACGGCGGAAGTTACAATTTCGGCTTTGGCACCACCCACGTTGTGCAACAATACCTCCCTGTGTTACCCCCCATCTCCATCGCCTCCCTCAGCAGTGCGCATCTTGGCGGCTACAGTTTGGCTAACAATGCCGTGGTTGAGAGCAGCATCGACAATGCACCCGATATTAGTGATTTCCGTGTAACCACTGCGACCGGACAAGGTGGCCTCGCCCCACACACCCAGCAGGCTACCGGCAATTCCTACGCCCACCCCAATATTCAGGCGAATGAGGCATTCACGACTTACACGCGTGAGATGAATACGGACGTGCCGTTAAGCGACCAGATCATCACCTATGTGGACCACTCCTACTTGGCCAACAAAGCTCTTTGGGATGATTATTTTTTCTCCTCTATCACTCCCCAATTCACCGACGTTCAGCTGCAGGACGCATCCGCAAACAAGTCTGCCTTTGATGTCGCAGAGGACTTTCTCTTCAACGCAGAACAATTACCGAACCGGCGTATCACTCCATATATTGAGAATCTTGACGGCGGCCAATTTACAAATCTGGCCAGCCAGTATGAAGACTTTACGGACGGTTTCGCCGACAAAATTGCTTCCCATCTATTGGTGAACGGTCCTTTCAACGTAAACTCAACATCTGAAGATGCGTGGCAAATCTTACTCACCAGCCTTCGCGATAAATCCATCGCTTATTTGAACGAAACCACCGGCAATCCATCAACAGATTCGGTGAATGGGGAAACTCCGGTTGGACCTGGAATGCTTCCGAACCGACAGATACAAGCCAGTGGCAGCATCACCAGCGACCCGGCTGTGCCGCTCGACCAGTGGCGGAGTTGGCGCAGTCTTTCCGACAGCGAAATTTCTCAACTCGCCTCGGCACTCGTCCGACAAGTCAAGGAACGCGGTCCCTTTCTTTCGCTTTCCGAATTCATTAACCGTCGCCTGGACACCTCCAATAGAGACCTCTCCGTCAAAGGTGCCATGCAAGCAGCCATAGATGATAACAGCGTTTCCATTAATGCCACATTCCGGTCTCCGGAGCGCAGTTTGGACGCAGAAGCCGACGATTTAGAGGCGGATGGTTTTATACCGCAATTCCCCGAAGCTCTGGACGGCCCTATTGCTTACGGTAGCACACCTTACATTGATCAGGCAGACATCCTTCGCCATCTGGGCTCAGTGCTGACACCGCGCGGGGATACCTTCGTCATCCGCACCTATGGCGACAAACTGAATGCCCGTGGCGAGGTCGTCGCGCGCGTCTGGTGTGAAGCGGTGGTACAGCGAACGCCTGATTACATAGATCTCAGCAGCGACGAGAATCACGTCGGTCAGGAAAGGCTGACTTCCGAGACGAACCGGAAATTCGGTCGAAAATTCAACATCGTAAGCTTCCGTTGGCTGGACGAAGACGAAGTTTAG
- the tsf gene encoding translation elongation factor Ts, giving the protein MSVQINAKMVGELRESTGAGLMDCKKALVESEGDFDQAVELLRKRGVAKAAKKASREAAEGLVDTYIHLGGKVGVLCEINCESDFVAKTDDFKKFVRDIAMHIAAASPVCVSREEIDPALIEAERKVAEGQAEGKPAQAVEKIVEGKLNKYLSENCLLEQAYVKDPDKTVQEVLTANIAKMGENMVIRRFARFQVGA; this is encoded by the coding sequence ATGAGCGTTCAAATTAATGCGAAAATGGTCGGCGAGCTCCGTGAGAGCACTGGCGCCGGCTTGATGGATTGTAAAAAAGCACTTGTCGAATCCGAAGGTGATTTCGATCAGGCGGTCGAATTGCTCCGCAAACGCGGTGTGGCCAAGGCAGCCAAAAAAGCCAGCCGCGAAGCTGCGGAAGGACTGGTCGACACTTATATCCACCTCGGTGGTAAGGTCGGCGTGCTCTGTGAAATCAACTGCGAATCCGACTTCGTGGCCAAGACGGATGACTTCAAGAAGTTCGTCCGCGACATCGCCATGCACATCGCAGCGGCCAGCCCGGTCTGCGTGTCCCGCGAGGAGATCGACCCGGCCCTGATCGAGGCCGAGCGCAAAGTCGCCGAAGGTCAGGCAGAAGGTAAGCCGGCTCAAGCCGTCGAGAAGATCGTCGAGGGCAAGCTCAACAAGTATCTCAGTGAAAACTGCCTGCTGGAGCAAGCCTACGTCAAGGATCCGGACAAGACTGTTCAGGAAGTTCTGACGGCGAACATTGCCAAGATGGGTGAAAACATGGTGATCCGCCGCTTTGCCCGATTCCAGGTCGGTGCCTAA
- a CDS encoding glycoside hydrolase family 95 protein, with translation MFFSFFAGSVPAQAAPERVLWEDRPAQTWMTEAYPIGNGPMGAMLFGGTEVGRIQFNEISLWSGDRMLGQSPKRNEKGFFVNSMGAYQAFGDILLHLGHDFAKVKDYRRELDISHAVHRVSYLYEGVRYEQLAFASHPDGVIVMQLSADKPGAIDGRIQLTDSHEAKITAVGNRLTSTGAIGNGFEYEAQLLVLNEGGLVRSANDGGAVSNPWGIQSPDASLIAENCDSLTLILSAGTNFIQDHRREWIGPHPHEAVTARVDAAARRSVHFLYERHQADFRSLYGRFSIDLGTSAAKVLRLPTETRLKAYKQGADDPDLEELVCQFGRYLLISCSRLGSLPANLQGVWNHSNNPPWQCDYHSNINFQMNYWPAEPANLAECHLPMIDYIDSIREVSKVNTRGEFGDVRGWTVQTMNNPCGVSYYKWNTVGSAWYAQHLWEHYAYGLDEGYLRKTAYPILKEICHFWQDRLKERPDGTLVAPDGWSPEHGPVEDGVSYDQQIIHDLFTNTIEAAGILDVDPEFRAELIDMRSRLLKPQIGRWGQLQEWEEDRDDPNDKHRHVSHLFGLFPGRQISIEETPDLAEAARVTLNARGDESTGWSRAWKVNFWARLWEGDRAYKLLRNFIHVVREARVIYGEGGAGLYPNLLCSHPPFQIDGNLGLVAGYCEMLVQSQTDTIHLLPALPAAWPEGSVRGIRARGGFEVDLEWKRGKLTQAVIHSQAGRPCTVAYEDQVEQFDTKVGGEYRLRF, from the coding sequence TTGTTTTTCTCGTTTTTTGCCGGAAGCGTTCCCGCCCAGGCCGCCCCCGAGAGGGTTCTTTGGGAAGACAGGCCTGCACAGACTTGGATGACCGAGGCCTATCCGATCGGCAACGGGCCCATGGGCGCCATGCTTTTCGGCGGGACGGAAGTGGGCCGCATTCAGTTTAACGAGATCAGCCTCTGGAGCGGCGACCGTATGCTCGGCCAATCACCCAAGCGGAATGAGAAGGGCTTTTTCGTCAACAGCATGGGGGCCTATCAGGCTTTTGGGGATATCCTCCTGCATTTGGGCCACGACTTTGCCAAGGTGAAGGATTATCGCCGTGAGCTCGACATCAGTCATGCGGTCCATCGTGTCAGCTACCTTTACGAAGGTGTGCGCTACGAACAGCTTGCCTTTGCCAGCCACCCCGACGGCGTGATCGTGATGCAACTGTCCGCGGACAAGCCGGGTGCGATCGACGGGCGCATTCAGCTGACCGATAGCCATGAGGCGAAAATCACGGCCGTGGGCAATCGTCTGACTTCGACCGGGGCCATCGGCAACGGTTTTGAGTATGAGGCTCAGCTTCTGGTCTTGAATGAGGGCGGGCTGGTTCGATCAGCAAATGATGGTGGGGCTGTCTCGAATCCCTGGGGAATTCAGTCTCCCGACGCTTCGCTCATTGCCGAGAATTGTGACAGCCTGACTTTGATTCTCTCTGCCGGGACAAACTTCATTCAGGACCACCGGCGCGAGTGGATCGGGCCACATCCGCATGAAGCGGTGACCGCCCGTGTCGATGCTGCCGCCAGGAGGAGTGTACATTTTCTTTACGAGCGTCATCAGGCCGACTTCCGCTCGCTCTACGGGCGTTTCAGTATCGACCTGGGTACGTCCGCAGCGAAAGTGCTACGCTTGCCCACCGAGACCCGGCTCAAGGCCTACAAGCAGGGTGCGGATGACCCGGATCTCGAGGAGCTGGTCTGTCAGTTTGGCCGCTACCTTTTGATCAGCTGTTCAAGGCTGGGCTCCTTGCCCGCCAACCTGCAGGGGGTCTGGAACCACTCCAACAATCCGCCCTGGCAGTGTGACTATCATTCCAATATTAATTTCCAGATGAACTACTGGCCGGCCGAGCCGGCCAATCTGGCCGAGTGCCATCTCCCCATGATCGACTACATCGACAGCATACGGGAAGTGAGTAAGGTAAATACTCGTGGCGAGTTCGGCGATGTACGCGGCTGGACAGTGCAAACCATGAATAACCCCTGTGGTGTTTCCTACTACAAATGGAACACCGTCGGGAGTGCGTGGTATGCGCAGCACCTTTGGGAGCATTACGCGTACGGTTTGGATGAAGGCTATCTGCGCAAGACTGCATATCCGATCCTGAAAGAGATTTGCCATTTCTGGCAGGACCGTCTCAAGGAACGTCCGGACGGCACTCTGGTCGCACCGGACGGCTGGTCGCCCGAGCACGGCCCGGTGGAGGATGGGGTGTCCTACGACCAGCAAATTATCCACGATCTCTTCACCAATACGATCGAAGCTGCGGGAATTCTGGATGTGGATCCCGAATTCAGAGCCGAGCTGATCGATATGCGTTCGCGTCTGCTTAAACCGCAAATCGGGCGCTGGGGACAGCTGCAGGAGTGGGAGGAGGACCGGGACGACCCGAACGATAAGCACCGCCACGTTTCGCATCTGTTCGGTCTTTTCCCGGGCCGTCAAATCTCCATTGAAGAAACGCCTGATCTAGCCGAAGCGGCGCGGGTCACACTCAACGCCCGGGGGGATGAAAGCACTGGCTGGAGCCGCGCCTGGAAGGTCAATTTCTGGGCCCGCCTCTGGGAAGGGGACCGGGCCTACAAGCTACTGCGCAACTTCATTCATGTCGTCCGTGAAGCACGTGTGATTTACGGGGAAGGGGGGGCCGGGCTCTACCCCAACTTGCTCTGTTCGCATCCGCCCTTTCAAATTGACGGCAACCTCGGTCTGGTGGCCGGCTACTGCGAAATGCTGGTGCAAAGCCAGACGGATACCATTCATCTTCTTCCCGCCTTGCCCGCGGCCTGGCCCGAAGGGAGTGTCAGAGGGATCCGTGCTCGCGGCGGTTTTGAAGTCGATTTGGAGTGGAAACGCGGCAAGCTGACCCAAGCGGTTATCCACTCTCAAGCAGGGCGACCCTGCACCGTCGCCTACGAAGACCAGGTCGAACAGTTCGATACTAAAGTCGGTGGCGAGTATCGTCTGCGGTTTTGA
- the rpsB gene encoding 30S ribosomal protein S2 produces MNTTPQDLLDAGVHFGHQLRRWNPKSKPYVYDNRNGISIIDLEKTHACLEKACEKIEEIVASGKEVLFIGTKKQAQEIVREAATACQMPFCANRWMGGGLTNFATIKTSLVKYRKFLKMDQEGDLEKLPGKEEAAIRRQMSRMDRNFEGILNIEELPAAVFIIDTKSEEIAVAEANRLNIPVIGLVDTNSDPTVLDYPIPGNDDAVKSIRIIVETVMEAVQEGLSKREAKKVQKSAGPIVREQVFEQQEDVEVTLPAGYGEDEEEKPAAEAAEAPEKTEEK; encoded by the coding sequence ATGAATACAACACCACAAGACCTCCTCGACGCAGGCGTTCACTTCGGCCACCAGCTTCGCCGCTGGAATCCGAAGTCCAAACCCTACGTTTACGATAACCGCAACGGCATCTCCATCATTGACTTGGAGAAGACGCACGCATGCCTGGAAAAGGCTTGCGAGAAGATCGAGGAAATCGTCGCTTCCGGTAAGGAAGTCCTCTTCATCGGCACCAAGAAGCAGGCGCAGGAAATCGTCCGCGAGGCGGCCACTGCCTGCCAAATGCCCTTCTGCGCGAATCGCTGGATGGGTGGGGGCCTGACCAATTTTGCCACGATCAAGACTTCCCTCGTGAAGTATCGCAAGTTCCTCAAGATGGATCAGGAGGGCGACCTTGAAAAACTTCCGGGTAAGGAAGAGGCTGCCATCCGCCGTCAGATGAGCCGGATGGACCGGAATTTCGAAGGTATCTTGAATATCGAAGAATTGCCGGCGGCCGTATTTATCATCGACACCAAGAGCGAGGAAATCGCCGTGGCCGAAGCCAATCGTCTGAACATTCCTGTCATCGGTCTGGTGGACACCAACTCCGACCCGACAGTGCTCGACTATCCGATTCCCGGTAACGACGACGCCGTGAAGTCGATCCGCATCATTGTGGAAACGGTGATGGAAGCTGTTCAGGAAGGACTTTCCAAGCGCGAGGCCAAGAAGGTGCAAAAGAGCGCCGGACCGATCGTTCGCGAGCAGGTCTTCGAGCAACAGGAGGATGTCGAAGTGACACTCCCTGCCGGCTACGGTGAAGACGAAGAGGAAAAGCCTGCGGCAGAAGCCGCGGAAGCGCCTGAAAAGACCGAAGAGAAATAA